Genomic segment of Aptenodytes patagonicus chromosome 17, bAptPat1.pri.cur, whole genome shotgun sequence:
GACAAGTACCCTGCAATCCTTATCTTCAACAATGGCCCAAAATTCAACATCTTCCCCTGCCAGAAGTGCTGTTTCTGCCACTGGAGGACCTAGGAATACCAGCAAACCCAAGAGTACAATGACAAAAGAAACATGTGAAGACAATAAGTCTCTTATACTGATTTGCTTCATTATAATAGCAGTACTTGTGCTTATCTGCACCTTCTTATTTCTGTCGACAGTTGTAATAGCAAACAAAATGTCGTATCTCAAAAAAACTAGGCAAGGAAAACGTAGGCCCAGGAGCAATGGTGATATTCTGGCGACTAACAGTTTATGGCCAACTGCAGCAGGAACATGGCAGAGGATGCCTAAGGAGACAACTGGAACTGACTTGATAATGCAAGACTTAATATCAGGGAGAGATGCTGCGATCCAAAGGAAAATCGAAGATGAAACTACTGAGAAACTCACTAAGGAAACAGataacaaacaggaaaacaaagatcCATCAAAGTCACACAAACCCATTTTAACAAATTTTGTAGTTGAGATTTAATTCATACTCAGGTAAAAACTcatcttttgccttttttacaTCATTGATATAAGGCAGAAACTTAGCTTTCAAGTAGCAACATGAATTTTAACACAGGAAAGCTATATTCAGATTTTAGGGTTTTTCCTTTTATGATAGTGGGAATGCTGTAGCAACTTGTAGATCTAGAAGGGAATAGGATTGTGTTAAATAGCTTTCTATAAATAGTGTCAAGACCCGTTTTACTCCTTTGACCAGAAATCATGGTGATAGGAGCTGAACAGGATAAAACAAAAGGACAGAAGTTTGCCCATTCTCAAAGAtcattaggggggaaaaaaaggaaaggactgTTATATACCATACCATAAGGTGCTACACAGGTATAACCAAGTTGCTTTTTTAAGAAAACCGTAATTCAGTCACAACTTTGATGCAATTACTGAATCAGGAACTAGTCCCTCTCAAAATGCCCTTTGAGGTTTTTCCATTAAGAACTTCTTAAACCAGCTTAATTGCTTTTGAACCAGCTTGAGATTTGAATCATATTTATTGTGTTTCAATCTTGCGTATGAATATATGAAGTTTGTATTATATGTTAGAATATGAGAACTGTTTCAATTTGTTATCTCAAATAAACTAGCAACACCAGCTTTTAATAACTTGACTTATGTGATACTATTTCTCTaagtcaaaatatttaaaaaaatattacacaaGGCATTTTGGAATATTATATTCCTATAACATTTGCTGAAGGTCAGTAAAGGTTTCTCTGATGACTAGCTGTCATTTCTTGCATCACAGAAACACACTCCACTTTGTCCTAATACAACCAATAAGAACATGCCAAAAATTTCTTCAAAACCACCACAACTTTCAGTTTCTTTATCCTCATAGAGACCCGATTTTCCCATATTTCTGGAGAGACGTCTGTGTCTGGTCTCACTACAGCAGAGCTTTGTTATTTTAAGGAAACATGAGAAGCTTTTCACAGGCTACTTCTTGGGTTAAAGAAGATCTGTTGCACCATGGTTACAAGTGCTAAAACTGCATAATGACAAAGCTCTAAACATCCTGTGCATctgtaataaacattttttacaCAAGAGATGGTTGTATGAGTTTGAAAGAATCAGGATGTAAGACTGAATCATCAATTCACCTTCCATTACATCACCCATAAACTTATCTGAAAGGGCAGGTAAAGAAGCAACAGAGAAGCAAGAGGACAGTATCATGGAAGCCAAGAGAGAGcaagaactcaaaaaaaaaaagcgcaactGCCTGTGTCAAAGGTGGTTTGTGTagtaagaaagataaaaagttaGAAAGATTTTGCAAGCTTGGCCCAGAACTGGGAGTCATTAGAAAGTAAGTTCactggagatggaaaaaaaatcccaaacccaactATGTGGCATATTCCAATGACTGCCATAAACCACATATTCAGACCTTAGAGCTCAAAGGGAGGAGGCGCAACACAACACACAAGTAGAATGGGAGGACAGGGGATTATGTCAAGCATTTCTAAAACATGAGGAGAAAGACCAGAAGAATAAGGGCAAACTGTGACAGATTGGTGATGACAACCTAGTACTTAGAGGAGATGAACTGAGAACATCTCACATTGGTGACAGAAAGAGAGCTAAAGGGCAGGGTTAGGGGATGCTGAAT
This window contains:
- the EVI2A gene encoding protein EVI2A; this translates as MKTKRHSKSHFAFPVVIIFSLCLQTSANHTDYPRVINETWNPISQNLSGSQNITEANTNSPLSINFNSKTTTFAMQTSTLQSLSSTMAQNSTSSPARSAVSATGGPRNTSKPKSTMTKETCEDNKSLILICFIIIAVLVLICTFLFLSTVVIANKMSYLKKTRQGKRRPRSNGDILATNSLWPTAAGTWQRMPKETTGTDLIMQDLISGRDAAIQRKIEDETTEKLTKETDNKQENKDPSKSHKPILTNFVVEI